The Parashewanella spongiae genome has a window encoding:
- a CDS encoding alpha/beta hydrolase family protein — MNKLLLLICAITLTCSNSFAKIPSDIDEQISIFTKPYQYSEVKISPNGTYISFIYNENNIRKLAFLDAKTYQATYVVRFSGDEEVGSYEWVNDERVALEKVYNRGWKEEPEYYGEIFSVNADGKKATYLFGQKHGGQTTGSRLHKNTAINAIGYIRHGLPANDKYMLIKAYPFNNGTSGFMSKVQPQLYKVNVYSGKRKKIATAPITNANFILNKDLEPTFVSGTNSNNETHHFQLIDKKWSEIDLIRGRLNNFSIISVSDKADHIYAEGFLPNEKQALFEINTRTGKQTKIVSNDNVEPQKFWVDDNTNELYAVEFEDGYPEYAFVNKEHNSAKQLKSLLSAIPGHQLHLLSKTLDGHKSIVAAFNDRNPSDYYVYNSKKNEIKKILAQAEWLNPDDLADVKPISFKSRDGLTIHGFITMPYGIEHKNLPLVVNPHGGPIARDYWGYNSQAQFLAQQGIATLQINFRSSSGYGLAFEKAGNENWGTKVQYDIIDGTRYAINQGWINKDKICIEGGSFGAYSAIQSAIIEPDMFKCAIGVAGVYDLTLMKEEGDIPSINFGSSYLNEVLGNDQSKLQAMSPAHNVNKLKAKILLVHGKKDKRTPIEQYEALEDALNSAQYSFEKMIFDKEGHGLFNPENRAKYYKKMHSFLKENLAL; from the coding sequence GTGAATAAACTCCTTTTATTAATCTGTGCTATAACACTCACCTGCTCTAATTCGTTTGCAAAAATACCCTCCGATATTGATGAGCAGATTTCAATATTTACCAAACCTTACCAATACTCTGAAGTAAAAATTTCCCCTAATGGAACCTACATCAGTTTTATTTATAACGAAAATAACATCAGAAAACTCGCATTTTTAGATGCCAAAACCTACCAAGCTACTTATGTAGTCCGATTTTCTGGTGATGAAGAAGTAGGAAGTTATGAATGGGTAAATGATGAACGCGTGGCGCTAGAGAAAGTCTACAATCGTGGTTGGAAAGAAGAGCCTGAATATTACGGTGAAATATTTTCCGTTAATGCTGATGGTAAAAAAGCTACCTATCTTTTTGGCCAAAAACATGGTGGTCAAACTACAGGGTCTCGTTTGCACAAAAACACAGCAATCAATGCTATAGGCTATATTCGCCACGGCTTACCCGCTAATGATAAATATATGCTTATCAAAGCTTACCCTTTCAATAACGGTACTTCAGGGTTCATGTCAAAAGTACAACCTCAATTGTATAAAGTGAATGTCTATTCTGGTAAGCGCAAAAAAATAGCTACGGCCCCAATCACTAACGCCAATTTTATTTTAAATAAAGACTTAGAACCGACTTTTGTTTCAGGAACAAACAGCAACAATGAAACTCATCATTTTCAGTTGATTGACAAAAAATGGAGCGAAATTGATCTCATTAGAGGTCGTCTAAATAATTTTTCTATTATAAGTGTCTCTGATAAAGCCGATCATATTTACGCTGAAGGATTTTTACCGAATGAGAAACAAGCACTGTTTGAAATCAACACAAGGACAGGAAAGCAAACAAAAATAGTCAGCAATGATAATGTTGAGCCTCAAAAGTTTTGGGTCGATGATAACACCAATGAGCTGTATGCCGTTGAATTTGAAGACGGTTACCCTGAGTATGCTTTTGTTAACAAGGAGCATAACTCTGCAAAGCAATTAAAATCATTATTGAGTGCTATTCCAGGTCATCAACTACATCTGCTCAGCAAGACCTTAGATGGACACAAATCGATTGTTGCTGCATTTAATGACCGTAATCCGAGTGATTATTATGTTTACAATAGTAAGAAGAATGAGATTAAGAAAATACTTGCACAGGCTGAATGGTTGAACCCAGATGATCTTGCTGACGTTAAACCCATCAGCTTTAAAAGCCGCGATGGATTAACAATTCACGGTTTCATTACCATGCCATACGGCATTGAACATAAAAACCTCCCTTTAGTCGTTAATCCACATGGGGGTCCCATTGCCCGAGATTATTGGGGCTATAACTCACAAGCCCAGTTCTTGGCACAACAAGGTATTGCCACGTTACAAATTAACTTCCGTAGCTCTAGCGGTTATGGGTTGGCCTTTGAGAAAGCAGGCAATGAAAACTGGGGGACTAAAGTCCAATACGACATTATTGATGGCACACGCTATGCTATTAATCAGGGTTGGATCAACAAAGATAAAATATGCATCGAAGGCGGCAGTTTTGGTGCTTACAGTGCAATTCAAAGCGCGATTATTGAGCCCGATATGTTCAAGTGTGCAATTGGTGTGGCAGGGGTATATGACTTAACCCTAATGAAAGAAGAAGGTGATATTCCATCGATTAATTTTGGCTCAAGTTATCTTAACGAAGTACTTGGTAATGATCAGAGTAAACTGCAAGCAATGTCACCTGCACATAATGTCAATAAACTTAAAGCCAAGATACTCTTAGTTCATGGAAAAAAAGATAAAAGAACGCCCATAGAGCAATACGAGGCATTAGAAGATGCACTCAATTCAGCTCAGTATTCATTTGAAAAAATGATTTTTGACAAAGAAGGCCATGGATTATTCAATCCTGAGAATAGAGCAAAATATTATAAAAAAATGCACAGCTTTTTAAAAGAAAATCTAGCACTATAA
- the folE gene encoding GTP cyclohydrolase I FolE translates to MTIQAVTLNQPLLSDAALKVQQALIEKGLETPMLPNTLSSEQRKEKIEHHMREILSLMALDLNDDSLADTPRRVAKMYIDEIFSGLDYCNFPKITMIDNKMNVEEMIKVQDISLTSTCEHHLVTIDGVATVAYLPRKKIIGLSKINRIVRFFAQRPQVQERLNQQVLIALQTLLETNDVAVKMDAVHYCVKSRGIMDATSSTTTSALGGIFKSDPATRAEFLMRK, encoded by the coding sequence ATGACAATACAAGCTGTAACACTCAACCAACCTCTACTCAGTGACGCTGCATTAAAAGTCCAGCAAGCTTTAATTGAAAAAGGCTTAGAGACACCAATGCTTCCGAACACGCTCAGCAGCGAGCAACGTAAGGAAAAAATTGAGCATCATATGCGAGAAATCTTATCGCTCATGGCGTTAGATTTAAACGATGACAGCTTGGCGGATACACCCAGACGCGTCGCTAAAATGTATATCGATGAGATTTTTTCTGGATTGGATTACTGTAACTTTCCCAAGATCACCATGATCGATAATAAGATGAATGTTGAAGAGATGATCAAAGTGCAAGACATCAGTCTCACCAGCACTTGTGAGCATCATCTTGTTACCATAGATGGCGTGGCCACTGTCGCTTATTTGCCGCGTAAGAAAATCATTGGATTATCTAAAATCAACCGCATTGTGCGATTTTTTGCTCAGCGGCCTCAGGTACAAGAGCGGTTAAATCAACAAGTGTTGATCGCACTGCAAACGCTGCTTGAAACCAATGATGTAGCCGTAAAAATGGATGCGGTACATTATTGTGTGAAATCACGTGGGATCATGGACGCCACCAGTTCCACCACCACCTCTGCATTAGGTGGGATTTTTAAATCTGATCCTGCCACCAGAGCTGAATTTTTGATGCGTAAATAA